Proteins encoded in a region of the Scyliorhinus canicula chromosome 2, sScyCan1.1, whole genome shotgun sequence genome:
- the LOC119961623 gene encoding gamma-crystallin S-1-like: MGKVIFYEDRNFQGRHYECSSDCADLSPYFSRCNSIRVESDWWVMYEKPNYMGYQYVLSRGEYPDYQRWMGFNDNIRSCRSYPHYRGGNYRMRIYERPDFGGQMMEFMDDCPSVYDRFRYRDIHSCHVMDGYWTFYEHPNYRGRQYFMRPGEYKRYSDWGGYNSTIGSFRRMRDF, from the exons GTTATCTTTTACGAGGACAGGAACTTCCAGGGTCGGCACTATGAGTGCAGCAGTGACTGTGCTGACCTGTCCCCTTACTTCAGCCGCTGTAACTCCATCCGTGTTGAGAGTGACTGgtgggtgatgtatgagaaacccAATTACATGGGATACCAgtatgttctgagcaggggagaaTATCCTGACTACCAGCGCTGGATGGGATTCAATGACAACATCAGGTCATGTCGCTCCTACCCACAC TACCGAGGTGGAAACTACAGAATGAGGATTTACGAGAGGCCTGACTTTGGAGGACAGATGATGGAATTCATGGATGACTGTCCATCTGTCTACGATCGTTTCCGTTACCGTGACATCCACTCCTGCCATGTGATGGATGGTTACTGGACCTTCTATGAACATCCCAACTACAGAGGCCGACAGTACTTCATGAGACCCGGTGAATACAAGAGATACAGTGACTGGGGCGGCTACAACTCAACTATCGGATCTTTCAGGCGCATGAGAGATTTCTAG
- the LOC119962426 gene encoding gamma-crystallin S-1-like encodes MGKIIFYEDRNFKGRHYECSSDCADLSPYFSRCNSMRVMSDWWVMYERPNYMGYQYALSRGEYPDYQRWMGFNDSIGSCRSYPYYRGGNYRMRLYERPDFGGQMMEFMDDCPSVYDRFRYRDIHSSHVMDGYWTFYEHPNYRGRQYFMRPGEYRRYSDWGGYNSTIGSFRRMRDF; translated from the exons ATGGGAAAG attaTCTTTTACGAGGACAGGAACTTCAAGGGTCGGCACTATGAGTGCAGCAGTGACTGTGCTGACCTGTCCCCTTACTTCAGCCGCTGTAACTCCATGCGTGTCATGAGTGACTGGTGGGTGATGTATGAGAGACCCAATTACATGGGATACCAGTATGCTCTGAGCAGGGGAGAATATCCTGACTACCAGCGCTGGATGGGATTCAATGATAGCATTGGCTCATGTCGCTCCTACCCATAT TACCGAGGTGGAAACTACAGAATGAGGCTTTACGAGAGACCTGACTTTGGAGGACAGATGATGGAATTCATGGATGACTGTCCATCTGTCTACGATCGTTTCCGTTACCGTGACATCCACTCCAGCCATGTGATGGACGGTTACTGGACCTTCTATGAACATCCCAACTACAGAGGCCGACAGTACTTCATGAGACCCGGTGAATACAGGAGATACAGTGACTGGGGCGGCTACAACTCAACTATCGGATCTTTCAGACGCATGAGGGATTTCTAA